A single window of Eucalyptus grandis isolate ANBG69807.140 chromosome 1, ASM1654582v1, whole genome shotgun sequence DNA harbors:
- the LOC104438893 gene encoding uncharacterized protein LOC104438893, producing MEGELMAKQAKCDEAVEVKNELNQIRREHKHYQRMTQQLEEQKDEYLRRARASEEELNSMREEKRKPKHVNNTRSPGLSKAHMKVANSATEDSSPSKRDIRKKPIMKNVRQQVVKDQPKMSNARHHIEDIHINNSDVESCHDVGVDPRSKVSLLESDLVDSAVADDSDNIPLSRVPGRNPPPDSPRKATPEGEVVMRKKFERTKSRLESELRDIRERYLHMSLKYAEVEAQREVLVMKLKASQSAKRWFS from the exons AATGAGCTGAACCAGATCAGGAGAGAGCACAAGCACTATCAGCGGATGACACAACAGCTTGAAGAGCAGAAAGATGAGTACCTGAGAAGAGCCCGAGCCTCTGAAGAAGAACTAAATTCTatgagggaagagaaaagaaaaccgaAGCATGTTAACAACACAAGGAGCCCCGGACTATCTAAAGCTCATATGAAAGTAGCAAATTCAGCCACTGAAGATTCAAGCCCGTCAAAG CGTGACATAAGAAAGAAGCCGATCATGAAGAATGTACGGCAACAAGTAGTGAAAGATCAACCTAAGATGTCCAATGCCCGGCATCACATAGAG GACATCCATATCAATAACAGCGATGTTGAAAGCTGCCATGATGTTGGAGTCGATCCTAGGTCAAAAGTATCTTTACTTGAGAGTGATCTTGTTGATTCTGCTGTAGCAGATGACTCTGATAATATTCCACTTAGCAG AGTTCCAGGAAGGAATCCCCCGCCAGACTCTCCTAGAAAAGCAACTCCCGAAGGCGAAGTAGTAATGAGAAAAAAGTTTGAGCGCACAAAGTCACGGCTAGAGTCCGAGTTGAGAGACATACGCGAGCGCTATCTCCATATGAGCCTCAAGTACGCAGAGGTGGAAGCTCAACGCGAGGTACTTGTGATGAAGCTGAAAGCTTCCCAGAGCGCCAAGAGATGGTTCTCCTGA